One Microplitis demolitor isolate Queensland-Clemson2020A chromosome 2, iyMicDemo2.1a, whole genome shotgun sequence DNA segment encodes these proteins:
- the LOC128667310 gene encoding GATA zinc finger domain-containing protein 14-like — translation NNNNNNNNNNNNNNNNNNNNNNNNNNNNNNNNNNNNNNNNNNNNNNNNNNNNNNNNNNNNNNNNNNNNNNNNNNNNNNNNNNNINNNNNNNNINNNNNNNNNNNNNNNNNNNNNNNNNNNNNNNNNNNNNNNNNNNNNNNNNNNNNNNNNNNNNNNNNNNNNNNNNNNNNNNNNNNNNNNNNNNNNNNNNNNNNNNNNNNNNNNNNNNNNNNNNNNNNNNNNNNNNNNNNNNNNNNNNNNNNNNNNNNNNNNNNNNNNNNNNNNNNNNNNNNNNNNNNNNNNNNNNNNNNNNNNNNNNNNNNNNNNNNNNNNNNNNNNNNNNNNNNNNNNNNNNNNNNNNNNNNNNNNNNNNNNNNNNNNNNNNN, via the coding sequence aataataataataataataataataataataataataataataataataataataataataataataataataataataataataataataataataataataataataataataataataataataataataataataataataataataataataataataataataataataataataataataataataataataataataataataataataataataataataataataataataataataatattaataataataataataataataatattaataataataataataataataataataataataataataataataataataataataataataataataataataataataataataataataataataataataataataataataataataataataataataataataataataataataataataataataataataataataataataataataataataataataataataataataataataataataataataataataataataataataataataataataataataataataataataataataataataataataataataataataataataataataataataataataataataataataataataataataataataataataataataataataataataataataataataataataataataataataataataataataataataataataataataataataataataataataataataataataataataataataataataataataataataataataataataataataataataataataataataataataataataataataataataataataataataataataataataataataataataataataataataataataataataataataataataataataataataataataataataataataataataataataataataataataataataataataataataataataataataataataataataataataataataataataataataataataataataataataataataataataataataataataataataataataat